One Serinicoccus chungangensis genomic window carries:
- a CDS encoding sensor histidine kinase → MRKVLRDLAVRIVLTVVGVSLLFGTLIAWLLREAQTTRWQTGGGEMPDWWLLGTLVLAGGVILAIAVPAARSWADRAAETTARPLRQLAHRTDELASGGFVLDPQTRPGRLVEQEPFRSGIAEIDAVAREVDRHHHTFARALVFERSFAADASHQLRTPLAALLLRLEEIAQSDDASVARAEAEIAISQVERLTGVVDELLQRTRAGHASGGAVSAADAVLAGLDEEWTPAFEERGRSIELTCERGVIVEASASVLSQVLNTLVENSLVHGRGEVRVHVARSGPSAVFTVSDQGPGIPRDLARSIFDRGTTSGQGTGLGLAVARETAESIGGRLELTRAFPPTFACYLPLAVTA, encoded by the coding sequence GTGCGCAAGGTGCTGCGCGACCTGGCGGTGCGCATCGTGCTGACCGTGGTCGGGGTCTCCCTCCTCTTCGGAACGCTCATCGCCTGGCTGCTGCGGGAGGCCCAGACCACCCGCTGGCAGACCGGCGGCGGGGAGATGCCCGACTGGTGGCTGCTGGGCACGCTGGTCCTCGCCGGCGGGGTGATCCTCGCGATCGCCGTCCCGGCCGCGCGCTCGTGGGCCGACCGCGCCGCCGAGACCACCGCCCGACCCCTGCGCCAGCTGGCCCACCGCACCGACGAGCTCGCCTCGGGCGGGTTCGTGCTGGACCCGCAGACCCGGCCCGGGCGGCTGGTGGAGCAGGAGCCGTTCCGCTCCGGGATCGCCGAGATCGACGCGGTCGCCCGCGAGGTGGACCGGCACCACCACACCTTCGCTCGGGCGCTCGTCTTCGAGCGCTCCTTCGCGGCGGACGCCTCGCACCAGCTGCGCACGCCGCTGGCCGCGCTGCTGCTGCGGCTGGAGGAGATCGCCCAGTCCGACGACGCGTCCGTGGCCCGGGCGGAGGCGGAGATCGCCATCAGCCAGGTGGAACGGCTCACCGGCGTCGTCGACGAGCTGCTCCAGCGCACCCGGGCGGGGCACGCCAGCGGTGGTGCGGTGAGCGCCGCCGACGCGGTGCTCGCCGGGCTCGACGAGGAGTGGACGCCGGCCTTCGAGGAGCGGGGCCGGTCGATCGAGCTCACCTGCGAGCGCGGCGTCATCGTCGAGGCCAGCGCCTCAGTCCTGTCCCAGGTCCTCAACACGCTCGTCGAGAACTCCCTGGTGCACGGGCGCGGCGAGGTGCGCGTGCACGTCGCCCGCTCCGGGCCCTCGGCGGTGTTCACCGTCTCCGACCAGGGCCCCGGCATTCCTCGCGACCTGGCCCGGAGCATCTTCGACCGCGGCACCACGAGCGGGCAGGGCACCGGGCTGGGCCTCGCCGTGGCCCGGGAGACGGCCGAGTCGATCGGGGGCCGGTTGGAGCTGACCCGCGCCTTCCCGCCGACCTTCGCCTGCTACCTGCCCCTGGCCGTCACGGCCTGA
- a CDS encoding response regulator transcription factor — MTRVLLAEDDPTISEPLARALRREGYEVTVAANGRSALAEATGDVAHDLLVLDLGLPQLDGVEVCRSLRDSGVRMPVLMLTARSEEVDTVVGLDAGADDYVTKPFRLGELLARVRALLRRGPTSSQAPGGSALRMDIEARRVFLHDREVRLTTKEFDLLRVLMREEGRVVSREVLMREVWDTWFGSTKTLDMHVSVLRRKIGDDAHDPRHIVTVRGVGFRFQNDPDGADADSVD; from the coding sequence GTGACCAGGGTGCTGCTCGCCGAGGACGATCCGACCATCTCGGAGCCGCTGGCCCGCGCGCTGCGGCGCGAGGGCTACGAGGTGACCGTCGCGGCCAACGGCCGCTCGGCGCTGGCCGAGGCGACCGGCGACGTCGCGCACGACCTGCTCGTGCTCGACCTCGGGCTGCCGCAGCTGGACGGCGTCGAGGTATGCCGTTCGCTGCGCGACTCCGGCGTGCGGATGCCGGTCCTCATGCTCACCGCCCGCAGCGAGGAGGTGGACACGGTCGTCGGCCTGGATGCCGGCGCCGACGACTACGTCACCAAGCCGTTCCGGCTCGGCGAGCTCCTCGCCCGGGTGCGGGCGCTGCTGCGCCGGGGGCCCACCTCCAGCCAGGCCCCCGGGGGCTCGGCGCTGCGGATGGACATCGAGGCCCGCCGGGTCTTCCTCCACGACCGCGAGGTCCGCCTCACGACCAAGGAGTTCGACCTGCTGCGGGTCCTCATGCGGGAGGAGGGCCGCGTGGTGTCCCGGGAGGTGCTCATGCGCGAGGTGTGGGACACCTGGTTCGGGTCGACCAAGACCCTCGACATGCACGTCTCCGTGCTGCGCCGCAAGATCGGCGACGACGCGCACGACCCGCGGCACATCGTCACCGTGCGCGGCGTGGGCTTCCGCTTCCAGAACGACCCCGACGGCGCCGACGCCGACAGCGTGGACTGA
- a CDS encoding acyl-CoA dehydrogenase family protein, with translation MSEFDLFRINEDHEALREAVREVADEQIAPHAAAVDEEGRFPDEALKALVATDFHAPHIAEEYDGVGADALATCIVIEEVARACASSSLIPAVNKLGTMPLVLAASEEVKSRYLPEVASGRAMFSYGLSEAGAGSDTAGMTCKAVADGDDFVLTGQKSWITNAGVSEYYTVMAVTDPDGPRGRNVTAFVVEKGDEGFTFGAPEKKLGIKGSPTRELLFDGCRIPADRMVGGLGEGLKIALRTLDHTRVTIGAQAVGIAQGALDFALGYVKERQQFGRAVADFQGVQFMLADMGMKLEAARQMVYVAAAKSERGDADLPFFGAAAKCFASDVAMEVTTDAVQLLGGYGYTRDFPVERMMRDAKITQIYEGTNQIQRVVMARQLLRG, from the coding sequence ATGAGCGAGTTCGACCTGTTCCGGATCAACGAGGATCACGAGGCCCTGCGCGAGGCGGTCCGCGAGGTGGCGGACGAGCAGATCGCGCCGCACGCCGCCGCGGTCGACGAGGAGGGCCGCTTCCCCGACGAGGCGCTGAAGGCGCTCGTGGCCACCGACTTCCACGCCCCGCACATCGCCGAGGAGTACGACGGGGTCGGCGCCGACGCGCTGGCCACCTGCATCGTCATCGAGGAGGTCGCCCGGGCCTGCGCCAGCAGCTCGCTCATCCCGGCGGTGAACAAGCTCGGCACGATGCCGCTCGTCCTCGCCGCCAGCGAGGAGGTCAAGTCCCGCTACCTGCCGGAGGTGGCCTCGGGCCGGGCGATGTTCTCCTACGGGTTGTCCGAGGCCGGAGCCGGGTCGGACACGGCCGGGATGACCTGCAAGGCGGTCGCCGACGGCGACGACTTCGTCCTCACCGGGCAGAAGTCCTGGATCACCAACGCAGGGGTCAGCGAGTACTACACGGTCATGGCCGTCACCGACCCCGACGGTCCCCGCGGGCGCAACGTCACCGCGTTCGTCGTGGAGAAGGGGGACGAGGGGTTCACCTTCGGGGCGCCGGAGAAGAAGCTCGGCATCAAGGGCAGCCCCACCCGCGAGCTGCTCTTCGACGGGTGCCGGATCCCGGCCGACCGCATGGTGGGCGGCCTGGGGGAGGGCCTCAAGATCGCCCTGCGCACCCTCGACCACACGCGGGTCACCATCGGGGCGCAGGCCGTCGGTATCGCCCAGGGTGCGCTGGACTTCGCCCTCGGCTACGTCAAGGAGCGTCAGCAGTTCGGCCGGGCCGTGGCCGACTTCCAGGGGGTGCAGTTCATGCTCGCCGACATGGGGATGAAGCTCGAGGCCGCCCGCCAGATGGTCTACGTCGCCGCGGCCAAGTCGGAGCGCGGGGACGCCGACCTGCCGTTCTTCGGCGCGGCGGCCAAGTGCTTCGCCTCCGACGTCGCCATGGAGGTCACGACCGACGCCGTGCAGCTGCTCGGGGGGTACGGCTACACCCGCGACTTCCCCGTCGAGCGGATGATGCGGGACGCCAAGATCACCCAGATCTACGAGGGCACCAACCAGATCCAGCGGGTCGTCATGGCGCGCCAGCTGCTGCGCGGCTGA
- a CDS encoding GtrA family protein — protein MTPSAAAGLVARARATYRVLVAELAKFGTVGALAFVLDTALYNLLVFGVPGVGDGPMSDSPLWAKVVATSVATVFSWVGNRWWTFRHRRSEPVAHEFALFVLFNAVGLLIAVACLGVSRYVLGLDSQLADNVSGNGVGLVLGTAFRFWAYRTFVFRGELEPDAAGQAVTARGR, from the coding sequence GTGACCCCCTCTGCCGCCGCCGGGCTCGTGGCGCGTGCGCGCGCGACCTACCGGGTCCTCGTGGCCGAGCTCGCGAAGTTCGGAACCGTGGGGGCCCTGGCCTTCGTGCTCGACACGGCGCTCTACAACCTGCTCGTCTTCGGCGTGCCGGGGGTCGGGGACGGCCCCATGTCCGACTCCCCGCTGTGGGCCAAGGTGGTCGCCACCAGCGTGGCGACGGTCTTCTCCTGGGTCGGCAACCGCTGGTGGACCTTCCGGCACCGGCGCAGCGAACCGGTGGCGCACGAGTTCGCCCTCTTCGTCCTCTTCAACGCGGTGGGGCTGCTCATCGCGGTGGCCTGCCTCGGCGTCTCCCGCTACGTGCTCGGGCTCGACAGCCAGCTGGCCGACAACGTCTCGGGCAACGGGGTGGGCCTGGTCCTGGGCACGGCGTTCCGCTTCTGGGCCTACCGGACCTTCGTCTTCCGCGGTGAGCTGGAGCCGGACGCGGCCGGTCAGGCCGTGACGGCCAGGGGCAGGTAG
- a CDS encoding LLM class F420-dependent oxidoreductase: MRFGLFVPQGWRMDLVGIPPQQQWGAMLDVARHADAEEGWTSVWVYDHVHTVPEPSEEACHEAWTLMAALAATTGRVRLGQMCTCMSYREPTYLAKVAATVDVISGGRVEMGIGAGWYEHEWRAYGYGFPGAGERLARLREGVEIFRQMWTTGTATLDGEHYQVDGAMCFPRPLQGSTDGFGGSPRNGIPVWVAGGGERKTLRIAAEYADATNFDGSPDGFRHKSAVLAEHCAEVGRDPDEIVRSANYNVVIGRDAREVEQRLDAVSERYRRAGLSEEAARGQAESLRTQPLVGTPEQVAETLQGLERLGMTYAITYFPEAAFDISGIELFESEVIPALGG, from the coding sequence ATGCGCTTCGGACTCTTCGTGCCCCAGGGCTGGCGGATGGACCTCGTCGGCATCCCCCCGCAGCAGCAGTGGGGGGCGATGCTCGACGTCGCCCGGCACGCCGACGCCGAGGAGGGCTGGACCTCGGTGTGGGTCTACGACCACGTCCACACCGTGCCCGAGCCCAGCGAGGAGGCCTGCCACGAGGCGTGGACCCTCATGGCGGCGCTCGCGGCGACGACGGGCCGCGTGCGGCTGGGACAGATGTGCACGTGCATGAGCTACCGCGAGCCGACCTACCTCGCCAAGGTCGCCGCGACCGTCGACGTCATCTCCGGGGGACGGGTCGAGATGGGCATCGGCGCGGGGTGGTACGAGCACGAGTGGCGCGCCTACGGCTACGGCTTCCCCGGCGCGGGGGAGCGCCTGGCGCGGCTGCGCGAGGGCGTCGAGATCTTCCGCCAGATGTGGACCACCGGCACGGCGACGCTGGACGGCGAGCACTACCAGGTCGACGGGGCGATGTGCTTCCCCCGACCCCTGCAGGGCAGCACCGACGGGTTCGGCGGCAGCCCGCGCAACGGCATACCGGTGTGGGTGGCCGGGGGTGGGGAGCGCAAGACGCTGCGCATCGCGGCCGAGTATGCCGACGCCACCAACTTCGACGGCTCCCCGGACGGCTTCCGGCACAAGTCCGCCGTGCTGGCCGAGCACTGCGCCGAGGTGGGCCGCGACCCGGACGAGATCGTCCGCAGCGCCAACTACAACGTCGTCATCGGGCGGGACGCCCGCGAGGTGGAGCAGCGGCTCGACGCGGTGAGCGAGCGCTACCGGCGCGCGGGGCTCTCCGAGGAGGCGGCGCGGGGCCAGGCCGAGAGCCTGCGGACGCAGCCGCTCGTCGGGACCCCCGAGCAGGTCGCCGAGACGCTGCAGGGCCTGGAACGGCTCGGCATGACGTACGCCATCACCTACTTCCCCGAGGCGGCCTTCGACATCTCCGGGATCGAGCTCTTCGAGAGCGAGGTCATCCCCGCCCTGGGCGGCTGA
- the purE gene encoding 5-(carboxyamino)imidazole ribonucleotide mutase, which produces MGSDSDWPVMEAAAQVLEEFGVPFEADVVSAHRMPTEMIDYGRTAADRGLRVVVAGAGGAAHLPGMLASVTVLPVIGVPVPLQHLDGLDSLLSIVQMPAGIPVATVSVAGARNAGLLAVRTLAAGEGERAERLRGQLATFAEDLREQAHAKGERLRARRSGPPTG; this is translated from the coding sequence ATGGGCAGCGACAGCGACTGGCCGGTCATGGAGGCCGCGGCGCAGGTGCTGGAGGAGTTCGGCGTGCCCTTCGAGGCCGACGTCGTCTCGGCGCACCGGATGCCGACCGAGATGATCGACTACGGGCGCACCGCCGCCGACCGCGGGCTCCGGGTCGTCGTCGCCGGGGCCGGTGGCGCCGCCCACCTCCCCGGGATGCTCGCCTCGGTCACCGTCCTGCCCGTCATCGGGGTCCCGGTGCCGCTCCAGCACCTCGACGGGCTGGACTCCCTGCTCTCGATCGTGCAGATGCCGGCCGGGATCCCGGTCGCCACCGTCTCGGTGGCCGGGGCCCGCAACGCCGGCCTGCTCGCGGTCCGCACCCTCGCCGCCGGCGAGGGCGAGCGGGCGGAGCGGCTGCGGGGGCAGCTCGCGACCTTCGCCGAGGACCTGCGGGAGCAGGCGCACGCCAAGGGCGAGCGGCTGCGCGCCCGCCGGTCCGGGCCGCCGACGGGCTGA
- a CDS encoding 5-(carboxyamino)imidazole ribonucleotide synthase: protein MTSPSPVRAEGGFPVVGIVGGGQLARMCQPPATNLALTLSVLAESPTSSAALVVPHSPVGEHTDTEAVLSFARGCDVVTFDHEHVPQEVLLALQEAGVALHPSPQALVFAQDKLAMRRRLSALGLPCPRWSQARTAADVEEFATQVGWPLVAKAPRGGYDGKGVLVCRGPADLKEWLEGVGRGGLADGILLEEAVDFSRELSIMVGRSPSGQAAAWPVVETVQEGGINTEVLAPAPSLDPDLAAALTEGALRLAGELDVTGVMAVEAFEVRDPRTGAPAYLVNELAMRPHNSGHWSIDGSVTSQFEQHLRAVLDLPLGDPSARAPWTASANVLGGDYPELYATYRHLLARDPGLKVHLYGKGVRPGRKLGHVTVYGGEQGDLASLEELRDRSRHAADYLQGVVTS from the coding sequence GTGACCTCTCCCAGCCCCGTCCGTGCCGAGGGCGGCTTCCCGGTGGTGGGCATCGTCGGCGGGGGACAGCTCGCCCGCATGTGCCAGCCGCCGGCGACCAACCTGGCCCTCACCCTGTCCGTGCTCGCCGAGAGCCCGACCTCCAGCGCCGCCCTCGTGGTGCCGCACAGCCCCGTCGGTGAGCACACCGACACCGAGGCCGTGCTGTCCTTCGCGCGCGGGTGCGACGTGGTGACCTTCGACCACGAGCACGTGCCGCAGGAGGTGCTCCTGGCCCTGCAGGAGGCCGGGGTGGCGCTCCACCCCAGCCCGCAGGCCCTCGTCTTCGCCCAGGACAAGCTCGCCATGCGCCGGCGTCTCAGCGCGCTCGGCCTCCCCTGCCCCCGCTGGTCGCAGGCCCGGACCGCCGCGGACGTCGAGGAGTTCGCCACCCAGGTGGGGTGGCCGCTGGTGGCCAAGGCCCCGCGCGGCGGCTACGACGGCAAGGGGGTGCTGGTCTGCCGTGGCCCCGCCGACCTCAAGGAGTGGCTCGAGGGGGTGGGCCGGGGCGGGCTCGCCGACGGCATCCTCCTGGAGGAGGCCGTGGACTTCTCCCGGGAGCTCTCCATCATGGTGGGCCGCAGCCCGTCCGGCCAGGCCGCGGCCTGGCCCGTCGTGGAGACCGTGCAGGAGGGCGGCATCAACACCGAGGTCCTCGCCCCGGCGCCCTCGCTCGACCCGGACCTGGCGGCCGCGCTCACCGAGGGCGCGCTGCGCCTCGCCGGAGAGCTCGACGTCACCGGCGTCATGGCGGTGGAGGCCTTCGAGGTCCGTGACCCGCGGACCGGCGCACCGGCATACCTCGTCAACGAGCTGGCGATGCGACCGCACAACAGCGGGCACTGGAGCATCGACGGGTCGGTCACCAGCCAGTTCGAGCAGCACCTGCGGGCGGTGCTCGACCTGCCGCTCGGCGACCCGTCCGCCCGGGCGCCGTGGACGGCCTCGGCCAACGTCCTGGGCGGCGACTACCCCGAGCTCTACGCCACCTACCGTCACCTGCTCGCCCGCGACCCCGGGCTCAAGGTGCACCTCTACGGCAAGGGGGTGCGACCGGGCCGCAAGCTCGGCCACGTCACCGTCTACGGCGGCGAGCAGGGCGACCTGGCCTCGCTGGAGGAGCTGCGCGACCGCAGCCGGCACGCCGCCGACTACCTGCAGGGGGTGGTGACCTCGTGA